In a genomic window of Allomeiothermus silvanus DSM 9946:
- a CDS encoding AbrB family transcriptional regulator: protein MGAFFTASLCGIALGLVFWRLGLPGGPVVGTMIGTAAYQLFTPVKAITPNGMDLLVQLAAGILIGLSFNRELLHIAQQALPWAVGAALALIGLGAGLAWILDRYTGIGLVTALFGLAPGGVTGMGVLAQAEGGKPALVGVFHTVRILLTYLLVPLLGRLLRQ, encoded by the coding sequence ATGGGTGCATTCTTCACCGCTAGCCTATGCGGGATCGCTCTGGGACTAGTCTTCTGGCGTTTGGGCCTGCCGGGTGGCCCGGTAGTGGGGACCATGATCGGCACCGCGGCATACCAGCTATTTACCCCGGTCAAAGCCATAACGCCGAACGGGATGGACCTGTTGGTACAGCTCGCCGCTGGGATTCTGATTGGGCTTTCCTTCAACCGCGAACTCCTGCACATCGCCCAACAAGCTCTACCTTGGGCGGTGGGGGCTGCACTGGCTCTAATCGGCCTGGGTGCTGGCCTGGCGTGGATCCTTGACCGGTATACCGGCATCGGCCTCGTTACCGCTTTGTTTGGGCTGGCTCCAGGAGGTGTCACGGGCATGGGGGTGCTGGCCCAAGCCGAGGGGGGTAAGCCAGCTTTGGTGGGGGTTTTTCACACTGTGCGGATCCTCCTGACGTACTTGTTGGTGCCCCTACTGGGGCGACTCCTAAGGCAATAG
- a CDS encoding CDGSH iron-sulfur domain-containing protein, producing the protein MRIEFRENGPIVIETGGRYTYRHGGLEQVIEKSRVSLCRCGQSSNKPFCDATHKHIGFVAPAAVIELDEQTLHAGG; encoded by the coding sequence ATGAGGATCGAATTTCGCGAGAACGGACCCATCGTCATCGAAACCGGGGGCCGCTACACCTACCGCCATGGCGGGCTCGAGCAGGTCATCGAAAAAAGCCGGGTCTCCTTGTGCCGCTGCGGGCAATCGTCCAACAAACCTTTCTGCGACGCCACCCACAAGCACATCGGGTTCGTAGCCCCGGCAGCGGTGATCGAGCTGGACGAGCAGACGTTGCACGCTGGCGGGTGA